One Acidobacteriota bacterium genomic region harbors:
- a CDS encoding type II toxin-antitoxin system HicB family antitoxin, which translates to MIFHVTLEKAEDGWIVAECPALPGCVSQGKDEREAIENIKEAITAWLWAEDQKALSALSNQQGQTPIVVAV; encoded by the coding sequence ATGATTTTCCATGTAACATTAGAAAAAGCTGAAGACGGATGGATTGTTGCAGAATGTCCAGCGCTCCCAGGCTGTGTTTCTCAGGGAAAAGACGAAAGGGAAGCAATAGAAAACATAAAGGAAGCTATTACCGCCTGGCTATGGGCTGAAGATCAGAAAGCTTTATCTGCCCTCTCAAATCAACAGGGCCAGACTCCTATTGTCGTAGCCGTTTAA
- a CDS encoding type II toxin-antitoxin system HicA family toxin: MGQVGSHVVMVKPSVRVNLSIPQHKELSVGTLRALIRNAGLTVDEFLNLL; the protein is encoded by the coding sequence ATTGGTCAAGTAGGGAGCCATGTGGTAATGGTAAAGCCCAGCGTGCGAGTGAACCTTTCAATACCTCAACATAAAGAGCTATCGGTGGGCACGTTACGAGCCTTGATCCGAAACGCAGGTTTGACAGTAGATGAGTTTCTCAACCTGTTGTGA